One genomic region from Colletes latitarsis isolate SP2378_abdomen chromosome 10, iyColLati1, whole genome shotgun sequence encodes:
- the LOC143346356 gene encoding swi5-dependent recombination DNA repair protein 1 homolog isoform X2: MSAKPFKNSKGVNKPFRSPFSTPRKNSTENNVNIPELASHGTPLVSISKRLLFQTPPTKKLHLSEEKCENQMDVEQDKELRQDQLESLKKQIQEKQELINKLKTILLYKKKNKAEDLETAIKKWTDACQNVLKDYQNDLQERNGQSASMAEILSTFGIKPDTVHFLITDDTFH, translated from the exons atgagTGCTAAGCCGTTTAAAAATAGTAAGGGTGTAAATAAACCGTTTCGTTCTCCATTTAGTACCCCTCGAAAGAACAGTACagaaaataatgtaaatattcCAGAATTAGCTAGCCATGGAACACCGTT AGTTTCTATATCAAAGAGATTGCTTTTTCAAACACCTCCTACAAAAAAACTTCATTTAAGCGAAGAAAAGTGTGAAAACCAAATGGATGTTGAGCAAGATAAAGAATTACGTCAGGATCAGTTAGAATCATTGAAAAAGCAAATACAAGAAAAACAAGagttaattaataaattaaaaacaatattGCTGTACAAGAAAAAG AACAAAGCTGAAGATTTAGAAACTGCCATTAAAAAATGGACAGATGCTTGCCAAAATGTCCTTAAAGATTATCAAAATGATTTGCAAGAAAGGAACGGACAGTCTGCGAGCATGGCTGAAATTTTATCCACATTTGGTATAAAACCAGATACAGTTCATTTTCTCATTACCGACGATACATTccattaa
- the LOC143346356 gene encoding swi5-dependent recombination DNA repair protein 1 homolog isoform X1, with protein MSAKPFKNSKGVNKPFRSPFSTPRKNSTENNVNIPELASHGTPFRVSISKRLLFQTPPTKKLHLSEEKCENQMDVEQDKELRQDQLESLKKQIQEKQELINKLKTILLYKKKNKAEDLETAIKKWTDACQNVLKDYQNDLQERNGQSASMAEILSTFGIKPDTVHFLITDDTFH; from the exons atgagTGCTAAGCCGTTTAAAAATAGTAAGGGTGTAAATAAACCGTTTCGTTCTCCATTTAGTACCCCTCGAAAGAACAGTACagaaaataatgtaaatattcCAGAATTAGCTAGCCATGGAACACCGTT TAGAGTTTCTATATCAAAGAGATTGCTTTTTCAAACACCTCCTACAAAAAAACTTCATTTAAGCGAAGAAAAGTGTGAAAACCAAATGGATGTTGAGCAAGATAAAGAATTACGTCAGGATCAGTTAGAATCATTGAAAAAGCAAATACAAGAAAAACAAGagttaattaataaattaaaaacaatattGCTGTACAAGAAAAAG AACAAAGCTGAAGATTTAGAAACTGCCATTAAAAAATGGACAGATGCTTGCCAAAATGTCCTTAAAGATTATCAAAATGATTTGCAAGAAAGGAACGGACAGTCTGCGAGCATGGCTGAAATTTTATCCACATTTGGTATAAAACCAGATACAGTTCATTTTCTCATTACCGACGATACATTccattaa
- the Snf gene encoding U1 small nuclear ribonucleoprotein A snf — protein MTMDIRPNNTIYINNLNEKIKKDELKKSLYAIFSQFGQILDIVALKTLKMRGQAFVIFKEIASATNALRSMQGFPFYDKPMRIQYAKTDSDIIAKIKGTYAERPKKPKRVVPAADEEAKRAKKRAKEQAKHSQQIGYHAGVPQHPGLVNTAVPEQPPNQILFLTNLPDETSEMMLSMLFNQFPGFKEVRLVPNRHDIAFVEFENEVQSGAAKDALQGFKITPSHAMKISFAKK, from the exons A TGACGATGGATATTAGACCAaataatacaatctatattaataatttgaatGAAAAAATAAAGAAGGATGAATTAAAGAAGTCCTTGTATGCAATTTTTTCTCAATTTGGTCAGATATTAGATATTGTAGCATTAAAAACATTAAAAATGCGCGGACAGGCATTTGTTATTTTCAAGGAAATTGCTAGTGCTACAAATGCTTTGAGATCGATGCAAGGTTTTCCATTTTATGACAAACCAATG aggatacaatatGCAAAGACTGACAGTGATataattgcaaaaataaaagGCACTTATGCAGAACGACCTAAAAAACCAAAACGAGTTGTTCCTGCAGCAGACGAAGAAGCTAAACGTGCCAAAAAGAGAGCTAAAGAACAAGCTAAACATTCCCAACAGATTGGTTATCATGCCGGTGTGCCACAACATCCAGGCTTAGTCAATACCGCTGTACCCGAACAACCACCAAATCAAATTTTATTCCTTACAAACTTACCAGATGAGACTAGCGAAATGATGTTGTCTATGCTCTTCAATCAGTTTCCTGGTTTCAAGGAAGTACGTTTAGTACCAAATAGGCACGATATTGCATTTGTAGAATTCGAAAATGAAGTTCAATCTGGAGCTGCGAAAGATGCTCTTCAAGGTTTTAAAATTACACCTTCTCATGCGATGAAAATATCGTTtgcgaaaaaataa
- the Mrps18c gene encoding mitochondrial ribosomal protein S18C — protein MTFTFVLAQTLRNVSNRIPTLLCRNKSTEAFTSNEQTANVTPDTDLPTISENPFKKKPKICILCKFKIEPDFKNVRLLSQFQSRYTGRIYGKHITGLCDYKQKRVEQEIVKAQNAGLMGYMTKDPKYVYDPKLFDPYFPFKPHPY, from the exons ATGACTTTTACGTTCGTTTTGGCACAAACTTTAAGAAATGTTTCGAATAGAATTCCAACGTTACTATGTCGCAATAAAAGTACCGAGGCATTTACTTCTAATGAGCAAACAGCGAATGTGACACCTGATACAGATTTG CCAACGATTTCCGAAAATCCGTTTAAGAAAAAGCCAAAAATATGTATTTTATGTAAATTCAAGATAGAACCAGATTTTAAAAATGTACGTTTATTGTCACAATTTCAAAGTCGTTACACAGGTAGAATTTATGGAAAACATATAACTGGATTATGCGATTATAAACAAAAGAGGGTGGAACAAGAAATAGTGAAAGCACAAAATGCAG GTTTAATGGGCTATATGACAAAAGATCCTAAATATGTCTATGATCCTAAATTGTTTGATCCATATTTTCCATTCAAACCACATCCATATTAA